A single genomic interval of Spirosoma linguale DSM 74 harbors:
- a CDS encoding hypothetical protein (KEGG: MUC5B; mucin 5B, oligomeric mucus/gel-forming), producing MNKQVLNKFNGYFRWTIMLLLVTQYALAFAQPVTDTCQHPEPPVIIGSAKFICRNEPVTLTATGCTGTVVWSNGETGSSIQVKPQQTTKYTAICRARPGCISCFADVWKITVNTPEPPQLTTSANVICPGSTVTLTATNCAGIIHWPDQSTGSVWVGKPAQTTTFHATCEQENCVSNPSRPVSVQMATPVVPVLSVSNHEICMGQPVQLSASGCLGTVRWTDGGKGALRTVTPEQTSRYRAVCELGSCRSDSSGPVSVRVRPMGAQLVLKTNLSNGCPFQTADLSKAIAETNAAEYTSYQFRMGPTLASAAVQSPGAVSAGTYFIFGRNTDGCYTNPVAVMVNITNCPNAIPACLSNPPTLAVRLDSLDWTKGVVRMAALPGGSTQVINWQSDGGGLFTDTGLVARYLLSEIDRQRGKALFTLSTPDPDGDGPCRGASVQQTVMAPPREIIGLSKKVSEPIWLTEKGIGLVELTYQLTVVNAGKHSLTNINLADDLDAAFSASGAIVRSVRVHADSGFIVNPAYTGRGADTTLLMGGSLAPEKQAHSWLTVQVDVSRANTLTFINRATVQGVDTNGMICRDRSTNGMEADPDKNGDPGDNDEPTLVTLHSILSEQDLTLFIPEGFSPNGDGINDRFVIKLVPASVTVQLEVFNRWGHLVYQNTNYQNDWDGTANQGISVADSKNELPDGTYYYQIRLSDGREYVRFLTLAR from the coding sequence ATGAACAAACAAGTACTAAATAAATTTAATGGTTACTTCAGATGGACAATAATGTTGTTATTGGTTACTCAGTATGCCCTGGCTTTTGCGCAGCCGGTAACCGATACATGCCAGCACCCGGAGCCACCCGTAATTATCGGCTCGGCAAAGTTCATCTGTCGTAACGAGCCGGTTACGTTAACCGCCACCGGCTGTACGGGTACTGTTGTCTGGTCGAATGGAGAAACAGGTTCGAGTATTCAGGTCAAGCCTCAACAAACAACAAAATATACGGCCATCTGCCGAGCCCGGCCCGGTTGCATCAGCTGCTTTGCCGATGTGTGGAAAATTACCGTAAACACGCCAGAGCCACCTCAGTTAACAACGTCAGCCAACGTAATTTGCCCCGGATCTACCGTAACCTTGACGGCCACGAACTGTGCGGGCATCATTCACTGGCCCGACCAGAGCACCGGATCTGTCTGGGTAGGTAAACCCGCCCAGACAACCACCTTTCACGCCACTTGTGAGCAAGAAAACTGCGTTAGCAATCCGTCGCGGCCTGTTTCCGTACAGATGGCTACACCCGTCGTACCCGTCCTTTCGGTCAGCAATCACGAAATATGCATGGGGCAGCCGGTTCAGCTCTCGGCTTCCGGCTGCCTGGGTACTGTTCGCTGGACGGATGGCGGGAAAGGAGCATTGAGGACAGTTACACCCGAGCAAACCAGCCGCTACCGGGCGGTTTGTGAACTTGGTTCATGCCGGAGTGACAGCTCCGGGCCTGTATCCGTACGGGTGCGGCCAATGGGTGCTCAACTGGTTTTAAAGACAAATCTTAGCAATGGTTGTCCGTTTCAAACGGCTGATTTATCAAAGGCTATTGCGGAGACCAATGCAGCCGAATATACATCTTATCAATTTCGAATGGGGCCAACACTTGCTTCGGCAGCGGTACAATCCCCCGGTGCGGTATCGGCAGGAACCTATTTTATTTTTGGCAGGAATACAGACGGCTGTTACACCAATCCCGTTGCCGTAATGGTCAACATAACCAATTGCCCCAATGCTATTCCGGCCTGTCTGAGCAATCCGCCTACCCTGGCGGTTCGGCTCGACTCACTCGACTGGACGAAAGGAGTAGTGCGGATGGCGGCCCTGCCGGGCGGCTCAACGCAGGTGATCAACTGGCAAAGCGATGGGGGCGGCTTGTTTACGGATACCGGGTTGGTAGCTCGCTACCTGTTGTCGGAAATCGACCGGCAGCGCGGCAAGGCTTTATTTACCCTCTCAACGCCCGACCCTGACGGCGACGGGCCCTGTAGAGGGGCGTCGGTACAGCAAACGGTTATGGCTCCCCCCCGCGAAATTATTGGCCTGAGTAAAAAGGTGAGTGAACCGATCTGGCTGACCGAGAAAGGAATTGGTCTGGTTGAGCTGACGTACCAGCTTACGGTAGTAAATGCCGGTAAACATTCGCTCACAAACATAAACCTTGCTGATGATCTCGATGCAGCGTTTTCGGCCTCCGGGGCAATCGTTCGCTCGGTTAGGGTTCACGCCGATAGCGGGTTTATCGTTAATCCGGCCTATACCGGTCGTGGTGCCGATACAACCTTGTTGATGGGCGGGAGTCTGGCACCCGAAAAACAGGCCCATAGCTGGCTGACCGTTCAGGTGGACGTAAGCCGGGCAAACACCTTAACATTCATCAACAGAGCGACGGTGCAGGGTGTCGATACGAACGGGATGATTTGCCGGGATCGCTCGACCAACGGTATGGAGGCTGACCCTGACAAAAATGGTGATCCGGGTGATAACGACGAACCAACATTGGTTACCCTTCATTCGATTCTGTCGGAGCAGGACCTGACCCTGTTTATTCCCGAAGGTTTTTCGCCCAACGGTGACGGTATCAATGATCGCTTCGTCATTAAGCTGGTACCGGCTTCGGTAACGGTTCAACTGGAAGTTTTTAATCGCTGGGGCCACCTTGTTTATCAAAATACAAATTACCAGAACGACTGGGATGGTACGGCCAACCAGGGTATCTCGGTGGCGGATTCCAAAAATGAACTGCCCGACGGGACCTACTATTATCAAATTCGTCTGAGCGACGGACGTGAGTATGTTCGGTTTCTGACCCTGGCGCGGTAA